The Molothrus ater isolate BHLD 08-10-18 breed brown headed cowbird chromosome 6, BPBGC_Mater_1.1, whole genome shotgun sequence genome segment gaaaaaaaaaagctcctcCAGTGTTGTTTCCTGCAAAGACCATTCTTAAGAGCTCGCTGGACAGCGCAGGACTCTTGAAGTGATAGCTAATTGGTGAAAGAAAGGCCCTGATTGTcttgagggagctggaaagtgCTGCGTGTGCTGCTGAAAGGGACTAGGGAGAAGGTGCCTGGTTTcgctgagcagctgctgctggagatgttTGGAGATTACATCAGCATTGGAAAAGAggggccaaaaaaaaaaaaagtccaactTCACAGAGACGGAGTTtatggaggtttttttcccccttccaaAGGTCTTCTGACAATACTGTCATTGTCAATATAAGAGTTTGTTAATTCTTTATGAATAGCACATGGGGCCTCTTGACTAAATTGTACGTTACATGTCCCAAATCTGTCAGCTGGACTCTTCTCTCACATGCTAGTGAGATCACTTTGATTGGAATGTTAGAGGAATTGCTGGGCTGGCCGTGCAGAACTGAATACTGCATTATATAATTAGATCTCccagagtattttttttcacattaccTCTTTATTCTAGCTTAAATATGGAATCAGTCCTTTTGATGGTTTTACTGGTTGTAATTATATTAATACGATTCATTTTGTGGTCCTGTCTTAGTGCTTATATAGATTATAAACTGTCCCAAAGGTTTCCTGGCACAAAAAAAGAGGACTAAGAGACTTCAAAAGGCTCGTTCAGGTTTGAATTGACAATGGGGGAGAGCTGGGTAGGGTAAATGGAGCTAGAGCAGCTTTTACCTTGGGATCTGATGAGAGAGAAATGACCTGCTGAGACTGCAGCTGAGTGAAGATCCTTCAGAAAGCCCTATGCTGACAGAGGGGAAGGAATGACAACTGATTGAGTCAAATGACTTCCTATCCAACTTGGGCATGAATTTGCTGTTGGGAACAGACTTGTGGACTTCTGCCAATTAAATGATGTGAACAAGCTGGAAGGAACCCTCTTGCTGGGCAGTCCAAGAGTGCTCAGTGTCTACATGCCACGCtgtgggctggcaggagcacatTTTTACCTGGCTGGTTGATTTGTTACCAAATTCCTCATGGCTCTTCCCAGCCAGTCAGATCTGAAACTGACTGAATGATTTTAGCTGACCAGGACCTGCCAAATATTCACATTTCTTAGCAAGTGATGTATATGAGTACCAGTAGAAGGTGGATACCACTGGAATAATCCGTTCCATGGAAGACAGATTTGTGTCTCAGAGATTGTCTGATGGACTCTGGCTGTGCTTCAGCACCAACAATGAGTGGGGTGACAACATGAGTGAGTTTTGATACCAAAGCCCTGTAAGTGACCTTCATGTCTAGCCTGAAACAGGCACCCTGCTAGGACACTGGAGGATTTGACTACTTGCCCAAGGACAAAGTGACTTTGGATTTCTTGGTTTAACTTACCTGGCAAAAGGAAGCAAATTTTTTCAAATGAACTGACTTCTTTAAAATAGGTGTTGTATTAAGTCGAACAACCTAAATCTTACTGCAACTCAGTGTAATACTGTCTTTTAAGAACTTAAGAATTTTTCTACAGTAAAGATAGGAAATTTGTATTACCTTGCCCAAGAAATGCACTATCCTTGGTCTAGTcactctttaaaaattatttttttttaaatcttttttttttttgtttcgtCATTTTCTATCTCATGTGAAAAGGAAGGTTATCACTTCATATATCTTATCATATATCACTTCATATCACTTATTTTTATATCTCTTGGTATCTCACATGATGATATCAGAGTTCAGCTAGGTAAAAGCCTGCAGTATTCCCATACAGAGTTTCTGGCCCATTCTTGAGTCACACACTCCTACAGGCTTGTCATTAGTAACTGCTCATCAGCCCttgtaattttgtattttaaacccTCCTAAAAATCAGACATGAGAGCTGGTGTGTGCTTAGGCAGTGAAGCAGGGTAAATGTCAGGTCAATTGATTTCAGCATCAGATTTTATTTATGGTGGATGACCAATCTACAAAACAGCCTGTAATGCTTGAAGGTGCATGTCATGGGCTTGAAATCCTGCCAGACAACAATAAATTATATGTAGATGTAACTAACCCCTGTTTCTCTGATTCTTAATTTTAACGATAGCTCTGtccattttttgtttctccaaCACCAGCAAACCACAAAAGGAAAGTGAAATGTTGTCTACTTGATGTGCCGACATACCTTTTATAATGAGTAACTGGAAAAATAGTGACAGCgatccatttttcttctttcagttaATCATTGCTATTCTGAGCTGTTTTGTGCAAAACAAAGCTTGTGGAGAAATTGATAGTGCCTTTAAGAAATAAATCTTATCATTCTTTATTTCAGTCCTATGGAAATTTCATTTGACAGTGTACTGTTTGTATTAATTGTTTAAAAGTGTGGATGTAATGAGAAGCTATACAGGTGAAGTTGTGGTTTACTGGGGATATTGGAAGTGACACCAGTGTGGAATTCacaactttcattttttttatctctgcagGGCAACGTTTCAAGTTTTCCCTCTAAATCAGAGTTTGGGGTCATTATAGACCATACCCTATGGACTGGATTTGTTGGTACTTATGTACCTAAAACATTTGATCTGGACCTTATTTTAGCCACGTGAGTTGCACTCTGATTATAGGAGTGGTCTGGCCAAATATTATTTGGCATAATATTGCTCTGTGTCCTACAATGGTAAAACTGGCTGCAACCCCAAGCAGTTTATTAGAACATCCATGTTTTGAGGcacatttaattaatttaataatcaTAAGAATTTTGACTGAAGAGTTAATTTAGATTTTGTTGCCTACTAAACTCCTTATGCATTCAAAGCAGTTTTAATAGCAACTTGGTTAATTTCTCATTGCATTCATATTGTTGTTATCCCATCCTGCAGGATGTGGGAAGCCATCCTGTTTATCCTGCATTACAAAACTAGGACTATCACACTTTCAGGAGTGCAAAATACAAAGGAGATTGAGATCTTCCTCTTTACCCCCATAGgtcttttccctctctcttttcatggagataaaaaaaatctaaacccTTTAAGTGTGGTATGATGTGGAAGTATCCACTGGTATTTCCTATGGAGCAGTGTGCTGACATTTagatatttaaaagatatttatactctgtttaatttttttttccatttaagaatttatttaaaaataaacaagggCTTAATGTCAGTTTTGAGCAGTGGACAGAGTGAATGAAGATTACAGGGTGGAGTGCCCTTTCAAGACATGAAAAAGGTATGtgtaaagaaagagaaaaattaaagtgaaataCTGTGATATTAAAATCCTTGCTaatgtaaaattatttgtgtttttattgattgattaaaatttattatatataaatatatttggtATGTTTATATTAGTTTATATAATTTACATGCAAACCAGTGGCCAAAATTACCATGTAACCTACCTGGAAGAAACCCCACTCTTTGCCTGAAGACATTATTGTAAAGAATCTTTAAGATGGGGGAAGATTAATATACGTCTAgatgtatatatagatatatatatagagagagagattAAATAGATCCTATTTATACAtctaaaccaaaaataaaactgtattgATGTGTGGATGCAGAATTGGTCTGTGTTAGGACTGTGCTAATTTATGGTGACCTTTTTTGTGGTACCAATGGTACCAATAAAGCCAAATTTACTCCCAAAACAAATAGCCATTTTCAAGTTCTACAactgatccttttttttttttaagcagggATAAAACATCTTTCCGAGCTGTAAAAACTCAATTGTTTGTCAATATCCCAATCATCTGCAAATGCCATTCCCATCCCTCATCATGTAACGTGCAGCAAGTTGGCATTTTATGGACTGTATGGAGAACTAATTATAACAACTCATAGTAATCTGAGCACGTAATTATATTTATTGATTGAAATAATGCCACGATTTCACTTTGCAGTGCCATTACACTGGTATCCACTTAAACAATTCCTGTCAAACCGTGTAACCCAGAGTGCTGAAGAACTCCCTTAAACGGATCTGGCGATGCAACAGGTGGCCTAATTACCCTAGGTAGGTCCATTACCAGCCAAATTCGGGGAGGGGAAGCTGAAGACACAAGTAGGGCTACGACTGACTCTGGCAGAGGGAATCTGGACAGCTGGGGGCCCAGTCACCAGCTGTTTGCCATGAACTGCCACCTCAGAAACTGGGGCTTGGGGGAGATCTCGCAGTTCGTGTTCAGTGCCGCAGCCCTGGGGAGTGGGGAAGTGTTCTGAGGGTCTCCCTGTCAGGATTCATGGAGGCACCACATTGTTGGACAATTAAATGGCAGAAGTCCTGTCTTGGTTGGTTGGCAGGGACATGGAGTTACTCCAGAAATGCAGTTGGGTTATGCTTGATTGTGACCAAAGCGGGTGACCTGATAGGGTGGCCCTttcactgcaggcagggcttGTAACGGCATCTACTGCTAAGGCTGCCAGGCATTTCCAGCCCTTAAGGGCTATTTTCAGCTGCTCACAACTTTGTCAAAGTAGCTTTTCAAACTaaatttttccatgtttcatTTGGTGTCTGCCTCCGTCAGAATTCTCTTCAGAAGGTTTCAGCCAGAACAGTTTAATGTCTTCCAAGAACAAgactagaaaaaaatacattgtttttcCCATGCTAAAAAAatactggaatattttttttctgaaaagatgtACTTGTCCCACTCTGGGAGATAATTTTTACTCAGCCCTGTTAGGGATATGTAACTTTTGTTCACATCAAGAAAATTATGTAGCTACCTACTACAGATTCAAGGGGTACAAGATCAGATATGATGTGAGGAAATGAGGATAAGGAAATTGtcagggaaataaaagaaattatggTGAGGTTTTAGCTAGAGAGGATAAGTGGGCCATGCATAGTTAATGAAAGGCAAGCTGGACTGCTTTCATTAGGAGAGAGAGACCATGTAGGAGAGAGAATTGGCTCCAGGAGTGAGAGTGGAGACACTGATGAAATTAGGATGGTTTGGACAATCAGCAGACAGGACAAAAGTGGAATTGGAAATATATGACCTAcaacattctatgattctatgactcaGGAGGCTAAAACTTATTTAGCAAACTCCTTTGAACTTGGAGTAAAGAGTCCAGGGAACTGTCAGAGGGATAAGAATGGGATAAAACATTTGCTGGATCACTATCCATTTAGAATATTGGTATAAATCCTGAAACCTAAGTAACATCCTTTTTTTTGGCTGTCAGCaagtttctggttttgctggTGGAGCAATTTATGCTGAGCACCTACTGGGCTGTATTAACAGGATGTGACAAAGTTGAGCACTAACATTAAGAAAGTAATAGAATTAAGGATTTATATGCAATTTTTGCTTTGTGGCAGCTTATTTTACTCATTTGTTGCACAGGACAAAGTGCTGTGGGACTGAAGCTTGCAGGAGCAATGCTTTGAATATCCCAGAAACAGAGTGATAGTCTATTAAATGCAGAGCTCTAGGAAGACTCAAGTTTTGAGTGTAGTGATGAGGAAATTAATTCTTTGTCAGTCATGGAGTTCTAAGTGAAAACACTTAGAAATACTCATTCTTTGCTTTGTGGCTATTTACCTGAAGATCCTGGGCCTAATTTGCTTATTTGCCAGTTTGCTGTTTGCCTTTGCCAATCACCATAAACTCCAGATTGTCAGTTTAACAAATAAGTTAGTACCAGTTTAACAAACTAGCAAGTacactgaaaaatcaaattctgAGCATCTGAAGTAAGTTGTGTAAAATAAGTAGATTCAAAAGGGGGAATTCTTCTGTAGTTTGTTTTATTATTGCAAAATGAGATAATGCGAATATATGCAAGTGTTCATCAGTATCTGCAAAACACACACATTATGGAGGAAAATTAGGAGGAAATTAGTAATTCCTACAATATGGACAGAGTGCTGATAATGAAGAAAACATGAGAACTTATAAAGCAACCACTGTCCATCCTGTCCAGCAAATGGGGCAGGAACATCTGGGAAAAATAATCTCCTTGGCAAATGAATATAACAAAATGGAGGAAAAGTTCTACCTCCCCATATGAATTAGAAGAAACCAATACTTTCTTCTCTCTAAGGTGCTAATGAGTGCCCAGATATGTGTAGTTAGTGTCCAGACCCTTTTCACAGTTGACTATCCCACAGATGTGGAGCTTCCAGCTCTGAGATGTGAGTGCTCTGGGTGTATGaagaaatttaaacaaaaaaaaattagaatgaaaACACCCACAGCATTTAGGTATGCGTGGGAGacttttaattttgtgtgttgACCTTAGATCCCCAGACTGCACATGAGTGGTACATgtctaaattttcttttttttgaaaggCCCAGGTGAGTTTGAAACCTGGATCCTCTATTTAAAGGAATACTTGAACCTATTGAACCTATGTCTATAGTGTGTGAGTTTAAACCCATTTCCTGACTGCCTCCCCTTTGAAAACTGGCAGCCTTAAAACTCTTCATCCAAGTTTCTAACTGATACTTAATGAGGTGGAGAGTCCCTATTTTGCTCTTTCAGGaacacttttttctttgctataggttttttaaaaactccATATAATTGGTGCTCTTTTCTGGGAATTATTACCAAATCATAAAATCTAGAATTAGTTGTTTCTCCTTCCTAGTCATTGTACGAAGACAAATTCGTGGAATAAGGCTTCATCAAGGGCTATTAAATGCAGGAAATTCTTATGCTACAGAGTCCTGAGAGCTGACAAGGGTATTAAAGAAGCATCACTGAATGCTTGTCTCTTTGAAGACATCCCCTGTCATTATGATGGGAAAAGGTGCAGAGTTAGCTGATTCTGCAGGTTCTTCCCTACTGGTCCAGGACACAGtatttctctttgcatttgaaaaataagaatCTGTCCGTGATGGTACTTAAAATAGATCACTGGGACAAATGTTTTGAGAGGTTTGGAAGAACTGGCTTCAACTTCTGTGTCCTGGATAGAGCAGTGCTGTACTAAAAAGGATGCAGAGGAGGATGGCAGGGAGAactggagctgcctgcagacACCTGACTCCCACACTGTCTGTGCTGATCCTAGAGCAGGTACTTCCAGGAGCATCCCTGGTGGTGAGATATCTGGTTTTGTGTCTTGCTCCCTTGTCTCTTTCCTTAGATGTGCTTTCCTTGGCGGGCACCTCAGACTGAACACAGCGACTTCCAGTTTTTCATTCCCTGCAAAATGTCTCCCACCACACCTACATTTAAAAGGGCACAGGATCCAGCCAGCTAATTTGTTCCTAGGCAGTTAAACTACTTCACATGAGCTCCAGACCCTGGAGCAGGTTTAACATACTATTTAAAGAATATGTGAGAAGTGCTGTGTTGGGGACGGATCTGTGTCTGTCTTAGAGCAATAATCTAATTGGAGGGAGTCCTTTGTGTAATCCTGTTAACATTTTATACTATTCTGGGAAACCCCATGGCCCAAGTACTATGGAATGTAGTTAGgaaaaactgtgttttctcaaatatttcagatgtggaatatttattttgtagCCAGAGAAACTTGTCACCAAGCAACTGACCTTGAGTAAGATCTGCTGCCaacttgaaaaaaagaaaaaaaacctgcttacCTCTCCTCAGGCTGCATGTGAGAATTACAACGCAAGGAGGAGAATTTATTACAAAATATCCATCTGACAGGATTCATCATTAGTGGTCTCAGATCAGTCAGGTCTTTTCCTTTCACCTGTCCCTGAGTTATCTAATTATTGACAGAAGCCACTAGTGAAGGTATTGGTGAAGGAAAACCAGTGATTTCAAATCCATCCCATTTTGAAGACTGTGTTTTCAAAGCCCTGGGTAATGGGGTTTGATTGTGCATTCCTTGCTGGTCCAAAATCAGACAAGGACACAACTCGGAATTCTGCTGAGATTATTTTATTGACTGACTATATTTGCTTGAGCAGCCTTCCAGAGGCTCAgatattatttgtttttagaGTTCAGATTCCCAAGCTTTTTTTTAGAAGAAGCTTACGATGCACACAATGGATGAAACCCAAAATGGGACATAAATTGCTTTGAAGGAAGCATGGAGCAATGTGGTGGTAAGTGTTCCACACAAGTAAAGCATTCCCTGCTGCGCAGATCTGTGGAATGGGGAGTGTCTGACTGGGGAGTTCTTGGTAACAAAGCTGCCCATTTCACTGGATGTATCTGGAGCAAAAACTCATTCAGGATTAATTCTGATGTCATGGAGATTCATTCCCTGCAATGGGAAGGGCTGTGATCAGTGCTTCCACCTCTGCCTCTGGACTGAGGCCTTTACCAGCCATACTAATGGGGGAGAATGTTCATTAActgctcttctgaaaaataaattgccTGTTTTGCCACAATTGGGCACAATGCAAAATGCCACCTGCCTGGATAAAGAAGAAGAGTAGAACGTTAATGTTGCTTGAAACAAGAATCAGGCTTGTGGAGAAGTGAGTCACAAAACTCTAAAAAGAGCTGTGAATTTGGAGGGTTTTAGAGCAGTCTGTGATGTTTCAGAACTTCTCACAAGATATCTGAGCACTGTTTCTCAAAGCATGGGTCTTCAGGGGTTTCCCAGAGACACCCAGGAAGCCCCTGTTTATCTGTTTATCCAGTGTGTCATGCTTTATCTGCTCTTTGTTGTGTGGACAGTGCACTTCCATGCTTCACTGCCTactctggagatgctgcttgGGTTTTTCTCCTAGGAGAGGTCAGATGTCaaattctttctgtttctgagcACAATAGGAGCTTGcctgtgaggctgctgctcagcctcccAAAGCTTCCTCTCCAACCTTGGCTCTTCTTTCCATGTTGTCCCCCTCCTTCAGAACAGTGCCTGTCAGTTGACCTCATTTAGCAGTCAAGGCCCCACATGGTGGCATCACCTGTTCTGCAGCTTGGTCTTTAACTGCTGGTGGAGATTGTGTGCACACATGGTGGCTTGGTCAGCTTCAGTGGCCACAgatgattttaaaattgcagtGTTACATCAGGCATTTTTGTGGCTCACAGGGATTAATTGGAAAGTTCAAGTGGTggattacttaaaaaaaaaaagctatttaaaatatatttccatcACACAAGAGTGATTATTTTTGGACGTGAAGATAAAGATGCTTACCAATTTTCTGGTGTGCTTGGGGGAATTAGTCTCCCCCAAATTCTACTCATGATATTTTTCTCTAGCTAAGAGTATGTGTAACTTCTTTGCTGATTAGTTTCAGATTTTTATTAGCATAGTtgtattttgggaaaaaatgtgaGGTTTCAGGCTGGATTCTATAAATGTAGACTTAATCAAAATATTGTTTGATCTACCTTAAAACCAGATAAATTTACCTTTGGTGCAAAATAGTTAATGCTTACTAGTGATGAATATCGCTAATAATTCAGTTTCTGTCATCTACATGTTAGAGTAATATTCTTAACAGTCAAATAAGCCCTACAGATAATGTATACTGAAATGTATAACCTTTTTGATATAATTATATGTAGAAATGGATATGTTCTGAGCAATCTGTGTCTCTATCAGTGTCTCTAGATCAAGACTGTAAAGACATGTTTGGGaagtaaaagaatttttttctcattaatgtTTTTTCAGCAGAACTGGAGTCGTGGTTCTTTCCAAGTTCTCCCTCAGCCCATTACCTGGGAATTTTGTCTCCCAGAAATTCCTCACTGGCTAGGATCAATGCTGCTTGTGTTGTGTGTGAAAAGGAGAAACCTTTCCTGGATGTATTTGTTTCCTTGTCTTCAGACCACCCTGATTTAATTTATAGGAGAACTGGAAATCCTGACAGTTCTTACTCAACTCATAGCTCACTCCATTCCGTAGGTGAgcaaaattactaaaatatgTGGTCTCCTCAGTTGTCAGTTACTTCTCAATATTTACTTCCACCACTggaaagcataatttttttgtttatttcttggctttgttttgttctgtagTTGGGGATGTATTTTCCCATATTTAGTCAGGTGTTGACATGCCTATGGTTTGTACTAAGTATTAGAATTTCAGCTTAGCCATTTACTAACTTGACCTCAACAGAGTGGTTATCAAGTTTGGATATCAAATTTCCACTTGATATCTATTAATTAATGAAATGCTTTCTCCTTTTGCATAAAATTTAAAGTTAAATGAATGCTAAagaacacaaataattttttttgatgACATGAGATTTCAGTTTATTTcctgcaaacatttttttttctttaaatcactAAGAATGGCAGAAATCTTCAAAATAGTCTTCAGATTTTGCCTGCTTAAAGATGCAGTGTGGAAATACTGCTCCGTCATTTTGTTGGCATCACAGAGTAGtgtgaggagggagcagaggcaaTAGGATCTGTTTTTGCTGTCCAGTCACAAACAAGGGTATCACCTGATGAAAGTATGACCCAGTCCAATGCTTTGCCCAAATCTATGGTCAGGAACACTGTTgcacatttgttttattttaacagctAACTGTTGAATAACAGATAGGACAGGTTTTTGTAGATTGGGAGCTACACATTTCCTCTTTTGATCCCAACAGCCACTGCAAACAGTACCAGCTGAAGCTTTCCCAGCTCTAACACAGGCACAGTGTCCGTGGTCCTTTGTGCATTATTTTGTTTGTACTTTGTGCTCTCACTACGTGCAGTGGCTGCACACAAGGTCCTCATTACTCAACCTGGCCGGcgctcctggctgtgctctcgAAGGTTTTGCTCTGGATTTGCACCACAGAAGTCACTCTGGGAGAGAGGCAATCCTCTGCTGCCCCTCTCTTCCTGTGCTCCACAGGCTGCAAAGCCCTAAGTGTGGCCAGAACATCCCAACAATGCCTGAAACCTGTGCCAGCTCGGAGCCCCTGACAGCTgatgggaagcagagcagctctgaagatGCTCTGCTTTGCCCTGGGGTGTGACCTGGAGGAGCCTGGCAGTGTGTACCTGCCCTGGCTCCACTCTGGGCTATTTTTGCACAGTCTGaatgctgctcagagcctggcagtgTGTACCTGCCCTGGCTCCACTCTGGGCTATTTTTGCATGGTTTGaatgctgctcagagcctggctCAGTGTGGGTGTGTGCTGCCTGTGGCAAGGCTCATGTTTTCTGAGTGCTTTCTGAGTGTTGGATGCACTTTGCCTGTGACTGGGGCTGCAGTGGATATATGTGTAAGCCACAGCTGgtaaacagaaaaaatagaagTGACTCAATtagcagaaatgtcttttcatGCTTCTCATGATTTGcagttaaattttatttatttgcaataCAATGCCTTGATGCACCTGATGCAAAACCAATATAAAATCATGTGtctgctgaaatgctgcttctgctttttccagGATCGGAAActactgaagtattttttatttttcacaaaagataGTGTTTGAAGGTGGTGCTAGGTCATTGCCAGATACTTTTAGTTActttttttatcccatttttactttttctgtctgtcttgAAAAAATGGGCTGTGCAGCCTTTGGTCACCTGTGGAATATTCAGAGCAAAGCATAATAATCTGAGGCTCCACTTTCCCAAGGTTTCCTGAAGG includes the following:
- the SMIM38 gene encoding small integral membrane protein 38, whose product is MESVLLMVLLVVIILIRFILWSCLSAYIDYKLSQRFPGTKKED